GCATGCAGGCAAGGAACATTCTGGAGTGTGCTGGGATCTACAGGCATGGGCACAGCTGGTGTGCAGAGAGGTGGGAGGCGTGGCTTGGGAGGGCCTCAGAGGCCACACACCAGAGTGCCATGGTCAGATGGCTGCTACGTGGACGATGGAACTGGAAGTGGAGGAGTCTATCCAGATGAGAGGCCGAGCAGGAGTGGGAGAGGCAGATCCAGGAAATCTTTAGGGTGTAGAAGATAGGGACTTGGAGGCTGACTGGATACGGAGGGGAAGGAGCCTTGGGTGCATGGACGTGCTGTGCCCTGAAATAGGGGGAGGGACTGGCTTCAGTTTTGTTTTAGGCAGGTTGCACTTGGGGTGCCTGGCAGCCACCCGTGCAGGGGGACATTTGCCCTTGGAACTCGGAAGCGAGCAGTTCAGGCTGGTGACAGAGATCTGAGTGATGCACGTGCAGGCTTGATGACAATCCCCGGAGTGGAACGGAAGAGCGCCATCAGGGAGGGTGAAGAGGAGAGAGCAGTGGGCCGGGGCATCACCATTTACAGGCTGGGCAAAGCCCCATGTTGCTGTGAGCAAAGGACAGCTTGTCTAGGAGGATGACAGGCAGTTCACGAGTCCACTCACATGAGGGCTGGGCGTGTCCACGGGACTTAGCAACCAGGTGGACGCCGGAAGCCTTTTCTAGGGCAGCGTCAGGGCAGATGCCTGGCTGTCGGAGGACCTGGGGTATCTGCTGGGAGGGGGACAGAGGCTTGGGGAGAGGCCCCCCGTGACAGCCCTTATCAACTGTGTGACTTATCTTTGTCTATCCCCCAACCAGACGGCACTTCAAGAGGGCAGATACTCTTTCtctatatatgagtatatatatgcTCTTTCTACGTAGCTTTGTGTCTCCAGACAAAATCCAATTCACCCCAGACGTATTCACTGTGCACCTCGCCGTGCACTGTGCTCGCGGTTGAGGGGTTATGGCTGAGCTCAACCGTCCGGCGGGGCTCACTGTAGGCGCTCAGCCTGTGTGCACGAAGCTCTGGGCAAGGCTCTGCTGCCAACCTGCCGTGTGACCGCAGGTGAGTTACAGCTTGTCTCTCCAGGAGTTTACTCTTTGGCAGTAGGTGATTTCTGAAGCTCCTCCTGGTGATAGTATGTGATGATTCTGGGACTTCCGTGCCTGCAGCTGCCCACATTACTTGCCGCCCACCAAGCTCTTGGCAGGGTCAAaagcttggggtggggtggggagctgaCACTTCCCAAGACCTTCCTGCCCAAGGATCCTCCTGCCAATGTCCTGCCACAGGTCCCCATTCATCGAGGTCCACAGGGCCCTGTGCACTCTGCCCCCTGTCAGCCTCTCCAGCGTCACCTCGCACCCAGGCCTGCTGGCTTTGTGGGCTCCAGTCACGACGGTCTTTGCTCAGATTTTGTTCTCCCCACAAGGCTTCTTGCCCcagagcctttgcacatgctgttcgcTCTGACTAGACACCTTTCCCTTAATTCCTCACCTTGTTGACTCCTCCTCATTCTTTAGTGCTTGGCTCAAATGTGCCTTCAGCAGAGACATCGTGGCCCCCTGGGGGACAGTCACACCCCAGTGACACACCTTCAGAGCACCCCGTGCTTTTCTCAGCTCCCGTACCAACACGGTTAACCAAGTAGTTGGGAGTTTAATATCCGTCCGGTTCCGCCCTTAGACCTGTGAGAGGGatctctgccctgccctgggtcCCACTTTAGCTCTGGACCTTCTCTGTCTGTGCCTCTCCCCCCAGGATGAGGAATCTTTGGGGCCCCCTTGGAGCCCAGGCCCATCCCTTTAGACCATGCTCCTGACACGTGGGACCCCAGGCCCATTCCCTCAGAGGGTGGACCATGTGGGGTAACCAAGGAGCAGCAGATTGCACTGCTGTGTCCACCTGCGTGCACCTCCCCTTGGGCCAGGATGCGCTGAGGGTGGGAAGATAGGGTGGGTGTGGCTGAGAGCAGAGCCAGCTCTTCTCATGCCAGCCATCTGGGCATGGAATTCGGAAGAGTCAAAGAAGTTTATGTTAGAACCTGGCCTtcggggattccctggcggtccagtggttaggactccttgctttcactgccgagggcgcaggttcgatccctggttggggcactaaaactcccacaagccgcatgggaaggcaaaacaaaaaaccaaaaaaaaccctggCCTCCCAGGTCATTATGAAAGATATTTGTCAAAGTAGGAGAATAGAACGCATTTTATTGAACACTTGTTAGCTTGATTTGTAGCTTTACAATATGTTGACGTATGGTATGAGGCCTCCACTTGTACTCTTGCCCCAGCCCCTCTGGCATTAGGGGTGGGCTTCGGTCAGCCCTGCCCGCCGAACCATAAGCTCCACCAGGGAGGCAATGTGTGGTACCCCTGCCccagagcacagtgcctggcacagaagagcagataataaatattggctgtgagaaacaaatgagatAGTCCAAGTAAAACGCTTGGTATGGTGcaaatgtcaataaatattagctacgaTTGTTTGAACACGTGAACgggcaggtggggcagggagctgaAACCCATATACTGAGGTGGTTTGTGTACAAGAAGGGAAGGGGGGCTGATGACCGCAGCGTTCACACTTCCTTTTCTGAGGACGTGCCCTCCTTCCCCCTACCCAtcaggcctctctcccagctcttcACGGCAAGGTGGGCGCCAGGGAGGCATACCCGGCAGCCAAGGCACTGAGAGGGGCTAGGAGCTCCTGCCGGTGCTATTCCCCTCCCCGCAGAGAAGAACAGCTGGGGCAGATTCCCTCTTTGCCTTCAGGGACCTCCGCAGGTCCAGACAGAAGCCACTCAGCTTAGTTTCCCTGATTTACCATAAGGCCATGCTGGGGTTGAGGGGTAGCTGCAAGGATTGATTTCACCCTCACAGGAGGCTGTGCTCTGGTGTGAGAGGAGCCTGAGCTGGGGAGTCAGATCACCCACCAGACCCTGAACAAGGCACTTTGCCTTTGTacgcctccgtttcctcatctgtaagacggGATTACTGGTAGAAATGGTGCATGTCAAGTGGCAGGTGCAGGGTACACATTTAGCGACCAGGAAGAACCCTTGCACAGAGCACAAGTGGATCAGGGAGGGCAGAGGCCCAGAACCCCAACAGGAAAGTCAATGAAGAGGGTCTATAGCCAGCCAGTGATTGGGCCGGGCAGGAGCTCCAGCCCAGAGGCCTGGGGAAAGGGAGCTTCAGCTGCCTGCTGGACGCCCGGCTCAGTCCTGTTTCCGCAGCAGGGAGGCTGTCGATTGCTGCTTCATGATGGGCACAGTGCCATGCACGGGGCCGGGGACCCACAGGGTCTCCCTGAAGGCCTCCACCAGGTGCAGGCCTGACGAAGCCAGGAAACCCTTCGGCCGAATTCCTCCTCGCAACAGCGGCCGTCCCAGAacactctccccccacccctcattcTCGCACACTCACAGTAGGTGGCGCTGTGATAAAGAACAGAGCCCAATTAACCCCCAAACAGGccaaatcagaggaaaaaaaaaaaaaaaaaaaaaatcacattttgcgAACTGCCCACCAGGGGTCACCATACCCTCAGAACCGAGAGGTGCAGAACTCGCACCGGCCTGCGGACTGGTGGGAGGCGGAGGGTCTCAGAGATAGAGTCCAGCCGCGTGGCTTCCAGCCGCCCCGCTTCTATGCAGGACCACTGTCGCCGCCCCCACTCCCAGGTCCGCAGCGCCAGCAGCGGGGATAGGGGTGCGGGCCCGCGGTCAGTGCGGCGGGAAGACGTCTGAGCACTGCTGCAGGATGAGCTCCACCACCTGGTTCTGGAACACCATGGTCATGGGCATGCTGGTTTCCTCTGTCTCGGGCCGCAGCAGCGTGGGCCCGAACACTATGGCCACGCTCTGCACGGACATGCGGTTCTGTTCTCCGTGCTCGATCACCctgcggtgggggtggggtggaatcAGGGCCCAGAGCTGGGGGGAGGCGTGCGGGGAGGGTCCTATCAGGCCCACCTCCGCATTCCCGTGCGGCTCCCCGGCTCACCTGCACAGGTGCTGGAAGAGCAGCCGCAGCGTGTCGTGGTTGGGGGCGGGCAGCGAGCGCACCAGGTTCCGAACACAGCGGCTGCGCTGGGCCTGGTCCTGCAGCTCTGGGCAGGGGaagggtcagaggcagagagaggagaggaagggaaacagAGGGGGCTGACTTCCAGTATTTTGCGGGGGCGGTCGCAGCCAGAGGGGTGCCTGAggcaccccagccccacccctcccccatccgccccacctcccccaggcgCTCACTGATGGCCGCGATGAACTGGGGGAAGTGCGAGAAGGGGAAGAGGGGCTCGGGCAGCTCTCGAAAGAAGAGCTTCAGGGCGCCGGTGATTACGTGGACGTCCTCCCAGCGTCCGTCGTCCAGGTCCAGACGTTCATCTgcgggaaggggggaggggaggaggaggtcaGCATCCCTTTGCGCCCTCGGGCCTGGGGCGGGGACAGGGGACGGGCCTCACCGTGGTCCACCTTGTAGCGCAGCTTCTGGATGGTGGCCAGGTTTCCACTGATGCGGTAGAGACCGTCGATGTCCAGCCCTGGAGCGGAGGGAGGCGCTGACCGCGGGCTCGGTGGGATGGCGCTAAAGCCCCTGCTATGATTCCTGCTCAGGAACTCCCGTTCTTTCCCCCTCGACCCTGAGCTCCCCGGGGGTTCCGTCCGGGGTCCTGCAAGGAGGCCTTCAGGCTCCCGGAATGCCAGGCCCAGCCGGCCGGCGCGCGTACGTACCCCGGGCCTCGACGGCGCGGATGCACTGCTGCACAAAGCGCGGCACCGGGCTCCTCTCGCGCTCACACAGCACGGCCAACGCGCAGCCGAACACCTGGTCTGGGGGAAAGGCTCGTCAGCGTCGCCTCGCCCCTGTGCCACCGGCACCCAGCTCTCCGGGTCCCTCCTGTACCTCTGATGTAGCCCTTCTCCCGCAGCGACTGCAGCGTGGGCCGCCTCAGCAGGAACTTGCGGAGCTTGTGCCGGACCTTGCTCAGGTCGCTCTCCAGACCTCCGGGCCCCGGGGTGGGCACGGCTGCCCAAAGGGAATGGGAATGCGAGGGCTGGGTCAGTCGGTGGCGCCGGGGTTGGCCCGGCAGCCCTAGCCAGGTCgtcaccccctcaccccccccaccccccccaccccgcccaaaGGATGcccaccaccccctccaccaGCCTCACCCCCAAGCACACCTGCACCAGGCCGTGCCTCATCCTCCCGCCAGCTTCCTAGGCGCTCACTCGACCCAAAGTCCACGCTGCTGCTCTCACTTTCCTCCTCGGGGGGCAGGTCTGCGGACTAGAATCACAGAGCCTCAGAGAGGCAGAGCCTTGGGCcagctgcccccccaccccgcccaaaTGATGcccaccaccccctccaccaGCCTCACCCCCAAGCACACCTGCACCAGGCCGTGCCTCATCCTCCCGCCAGCTTCCTAGGCGCTCACTCGACCCAAAGTCCACGCTGCTGCTCTCACTTTCCTCCTCGGGGGGCAGGTCTGCGGACTAGAATCACAGAGCCTCAGAGAGGCAGAGCCTTGGGCCAGCTGGGGGTCCTTCTAGGATGGGGTGAGGGACCCAAAGTGCCCTCCCAGCAGGCCTGGACTGGAGACCCCCGGGCAGAGAGTTTGCTGTTTCCTTATCCAGGTCAACCCCCTTCACCTCCACCAGAGAACCCCAGAACGCTCACCTCCCTTGGCTGCATGGAGCCCTCCAGGTGTTGGAGACAGTCACCCTGTTCTCCCCCACCTTTTCTTATCCTGACTACCGCTACCGACCTCCCAGTTCCTGGTCCACTTTCCCCATAATTTTCCTGAGCTCCTCTGTACACACTCCAGTAGGTCAGTATTCCTCAATATGTGGCTCCCAGTTCGAGCTTGCAGTTTGAGCTGGGGCCAGAGCGCTGCCAACAACCTCACCGGCATCACCTCCCTGGATCTGGATTCCTACCTCTATTAATACAGCCAAGCAGGGCACCCAGTGTTGCCTAGTCCCTTAATAGGGAATTAAGGATCAAAAAGCCTCAGGTTGTTTCAGGTGAAGAGCTGTCAGAGCAGGCCTGCCCCATCTCTACTTATGCAATTGATATATTGAACTTGAAAAAACAATGCTAGACTCATCcgttcaatccttttaaattctgTCTTCTGGTTTCAGCCTGTCTTTCCAGCCTGAGGCTGTTTAGCAgagtatttacttttctcttgccTCAGTGTGGAATGGGACACTCCTCTAGGATATGCCCACCTGGAGAGTCCTCCAGGACTCTGCGGCCAACCCCAGAGGCTGGATTCACTTCCTTAAGAAAGGCTATTTCTTCAGCAGCCCATCTGCTTCTGCAGAGAGGGCTACTTACCCACCGGTGCCATGGAGCTCCCAGTGCCCGGGTGGAGGGCACCAGCCACAGTGGGCACAGCTGCCCTGCATAATGGCTGCCcatcccctcccaccagccttgGCGGCCCCCAGCTCTGCCTACCAGCTCCTGGATGCCCTGGGCGATGGCCTTGTGCCAGGTGCTGATGATGGCCTCCGAGTCATGCTGGATCAGGTACTCTGAGCCATCTCGGCTCCGCAGCTGGTGGGACACAAATCACTCAGTCATCTCTGGTTCGCTGGGTCTGTCCCAGGGGGGATACAGAGGTAGAGGTGATCTGTTCCTGTCCCCAGGAGCTCAGAGTCTAATAGAGCAAGGGCCTCACCCCAAGCCAAGGTATTTCACCTCATTAAAGTGGTAGGTAACAGCATCTCCGTgttacagatgggcaaactgaggcacagtgagtgTGGGCAACTTCCTCGTGGACACACAGCTAGTGAATGATGGAGCAAGGATCTGAGTGCAGAAGATCTGCACATCTGTCAACGGTCTGGGGTGCTTTTCCCTGCCCCATCCTGTCTCTGCATGAGCCACAGAACACGGCAGGCCTACCCAGAGCACAGGCCAGCAAAAAAGTCAATGAAAGAAACTCCCGGTGGGAGACCCCAAAGCCACTGTTTTATACTATTGAAGAGCAAGCAGATATTAACAGCCTGGGCTATTTTTCAGCTGACTGCTGTTCCCCTAACAAAGTCTACAAAGAACAAGGTGAggcaacttggatggatctctcCTCAACCTCTGGCTCTGAGAACCAAGCGTTCAAGGTTGATGGGAATGGTTGGTTGCCACAGCTTTGGGTCAAATGAGAGTCAGCAAAAACTGTCTCAGACAACAGGGTACAAGCTTCCAGAATCAGAGAGGGCTGTGTTTTGGCTGTCTACCTATTTAACTCAGACTTGAATGCTACTTAAAATGCTTTCCaagacaaaaccaaacaaacctgcAAGTTCtaccccatccccctccctgcaAAGACCAGAGAACCTTCAGTGGGCACACCTCGTGTGTGCCCACAGATAGCACAACCTCGTGCTAACCTAAACTGACAGGAGCCCTGTCTGTTATCCCAGAGAATGGCCTAACAATGCCTCTAAAACAATAGCCATTATTTTTGGCAGCTGTCTCAAAACATAATCAGTTCATATTTGAGTTTCATACAGAAGGCACATCTGTCTAGTTACATATCAATATACTGCTCAAGACATTCATTCTGTTGACTGCACAGGCAAGCCGAGCTCAAACCAGCCATTCTCAGGGGACTGTTCCTGAAGTTTTCTGTGACTCTGGGGTGACTAGAAAGACCGGCCAACCTCAATGATATAGAATTTGGGGCGGTCTCTTGAGAAAAATCCAAAGTCACCTACAGGTCACCCCTGAGTGGAGGAAGGATGGCTgccagccagtgggaagcaggggGCTCCAGGATTTCCATTCAAGACTGTCAGCCTTCCCATCGGCTTGAGGAGCTCTCAAGAGCACCATCTGCCTTCCAGTCCTTGCCAGAAAAGACAACTCAGAAGCGTCTACTCTGAAACTTTCGTCGAAAGCCTGGTCAGAGAGGTGACATTCAGAGAGCCCTGTTTGAAGAATGTCCCTCCAGATCAGGAAGGAACATACCTAGCAAATATGATGTCCCTCCTCAATCTGACGTCCACGGCAGACATTGCTAGTCGATTACAGCGCTAAGCCTGGAGAAGGCTCCAGACCTACTGATCAGAGTGGCTCATGAGACAAAACAGGTTTCCAGATCTGCTCTGTGGATACTCTGGTTCTAGAACTGAATGAAGCTGGGTGAATTATCATTAAACGACACACTGAAGCTCCTTGCAGAATTGCTTTTTCTGATCTGAGATGGAAGGTCATGCTTTTTGGGCTTTCATCAGATGTTAGCTGAAGCAGCCCAAGAGTCCCTCTACTAAACTAGAATGGAGCTGCACACTAGAAACTGATTTCCCTCAAAATCTAGGAAGGTTTCCCTCCGCCCCAATAATAAGAGCCATGTAACTGATTGCCGTTCTCTTTTCACTCTGGCGACCAGGAAACCTGGAGCTGATTTTTTTCAGCAACGACAACCTTAGTACCTGTACATCATCCTAATCCCTCTCCACACTGCCCTCTTCCTCTAACTTGTTTTGTGAGTCCTGGCTTTCAGTGGCTTTTACCAGCTCACCATATGCATTTTTATTGTGATCTGCCTCAAAACATTTGGGGACTGAGGTGAGGGTAAGAGtagtttaaaaacaagacaacacaTGGACAGTGAAGGGAAACACAACAGTGAAGACGGTGAAGACAACACATGGACAGTGGCCTGGGAGGGTCTTGCCTGGGCCCCACCTGGCCTCTCTCTTCCTGCTGCAGAGCCTGAGAAACGTGTCCACTACCCTGGTTTATTCACTGCCAGTTGGAAGCTGGGCTCTGACCAGCTACAGCAGGTGTCCCAGCCTACCAGAGAAAGTAGCTGGGGACCCAGAGCCTCCTGTCTGTCTCAGGCCAAAGCAGCTGGGATGAGGACTGCGCTTCTAGGCATGACAGTTTCATTCCCCAAGGACCCCTACTTGGGACCAAGGACTCCAGTGAACTCCACTCCTGGAGAGGGAGCTGCAGAATCTGTGATGCCAGGAAACACTGTGGACGGATCCCCAGGGTGGAGGCAGTTTTGGTTTTGAGCCCCGAGAATCCCAGCCCTAACTCCCCAGGTCCACCTTCTTGGGGCTTGCTTAGTGAGGGTCCCAAGCCATCAGTaagccccttctccttctcccccaccccaccactcaCCTCCAGCACATTCTTCTTGCTGGATTTGTCTTTGGGGGCCCAGGCGAGAGAGGCCCCCTTCAGCTCCACTGTGTACTCGGGCGTGGAGAGCTTGGAAGGCTGCCTCtgtgggaaagggaagaggggagggagcaTGGTTACAGCGCACCCTCAGCTCAGCTTGGGCCCGTCACAGCATCCTGGCTCCAGTCTACCAGGCTCCCTTGGCTTCAGGGACAAAATGGGGTCACagctctgggggcagggggcccAAGGGTTCCTGGAACCCAGAGATTCTGGTACTTCTTAACCATGGAGCCTGCAGGCTGGCTGGTTGTTTGCTACCCGCCCACctaggagaggaaaggagaaaggagtgCAGCCCCATCTCTGCGAGCGGGTGTGTCCAGtctccagcctccctgcccaCCAGGCTGGAGCTGTCCATCCTCAAGGACTGGTCCCCACGCGCGAGGTGGCTGGAAGCACTTGTCCTGGGGTGATCTGCTCTCATCACTCCCTGCCAAGGCCCAGCTCCCCTGACACTCATATTCCGTGGTCTCAGACCTAGCCTTTGGCAAGCCTGATGAGGTGAAGACCCCCAGGAGTCAGGAGCAGATGGGGTGGTCCCTGCTGGGCGCCTGGGCCTTACCAGGCCACCTGCAGTCGAGGTCTTCGAGTCCTTGAAGAATGTCAGGATGCCGCCCTCCAGCACTGTCCAGGAGGCGCTCCAGTTCTTCTTCctaggtgggggtggtggtggcagggCTTGGGTTTGGTCCTGGGCTGAggcccccctcccacctccaggaGCAGGGCGCAGAGTTTAAGAACACAACTTGGGGCACCCAACCGTAAGGGGTGGACTCCCAGCGCTAACACCCGGTAGCCAAgggacctggggcaagtcacttcctcAGTGCCTCAGGGTCCTCACAGGACCTCATAAAGTCGCTATGAGGGTTAACAAGAGCCTGGCATACGGGAAGTGCTCAGTGAACGTCATCGTTAAGGTCCACCGTGGAGTCTGGGGGCAGACGGGTTCTCACCGGAGCCGCTTTCCTTTGTCCACCGTCTTGGTTCGATGGAGCACTCCTGCCTTGTCCAGGGTCTTGATCttagagaaagaaggggaaggaggaggcagtTAAGGGGGGAGCCAcgggggagcgggggcggggggggcgagAGGCTAGCCTCCCTCTCAGCCAGGCCCTCCTCACAGGTTGGGCCTGAGTCTCCACTGAACCCTCTTTGCCGGCACCTGGCCGCTGCTTGGTGGGATGCCTGCTCCCACAGCAGGAGAGACGGCCTTCCAGCCCCGAGCCTCGCCCAGCTCTGAGCCTGGGATGACCCAGAACCCAGGTTCATTCAGTCCAGGCTAGTGCTTGGGGCTATGCTGGAGACATGCCTCCAGACCCAATCCcagcccccagagcctccagaaacaGCCCAGTTTTTCCGTGGGGGTCCTGCCAGGTCCTACATGCCCCCTCCCTTACCTTCTCCTCAGGTGGGCTGGCCTGGGCCGGGGTCTCACTGTCCTGGCTGGATTTGAGGATGCTTCGAGGGGCAGGGACAGGGACCTGGGGAGAAAGACACTGTCATATAcaccccccctcctctccctggcactctcccttccccacttggTTACCTGGGGCAGCTCCCAGCGAACGGAGGCGTCATCTGGATTGTAGAAGTAAGGCTTCCCGTGTTGGTCCTCCAACCTCATCCactgtggggagagggatggtCAGGGACCTAGCTCACCTCATGATGGGGGAGCAAAAGTTTCCCTCCAACCAGAGCCCAACATGGCCCCAAAGAGTTTACGCGGGCAGGTGTGGGTGATTCGGTCTTGGGCTGACTTGGAGCCCGCGCGGGAACTTCAGTTTAGAGTGTTAAGGGGAGCGACCCCGCGGCTGTCTGGGACCATCTGCCCACTGCCCCTACCTGTTCTTGGGTGAAGTTGTTAGTGTACAGCGTCTGCCCATCCTGGCTCACGTGGCAAGACCAGCCTGGGGGTGTGACCAAGGGAGAGGCGGGGCCGGGCTCACCGAAGGAGCCCACGGGGGAATAGTCTTCCTCTGGGTAACTGGCCAGCAGCTCGGGGTAGTCCGTctcaggggtggggggctgcaggGAACAGAAGAGTCAGAGGCTCTCAGAGccagcagtgaccccaggggccCGGCCCTTTCGGTCCAGGCCACGCCCCCTCACCCTAGTTCCCCGGAGCTGTGGGAGACAGAGGCGGGGTCCAAGTCTCTCAGAGATAGCCCCGCCCACCCATGACCACGACTCCTCTCTCTCTGAGGCCCTCAGAGCCAGCCCCGCCCCCCTGGCCAGGCCCCGCCCTTTCAGACGAGGCCTCGCCCCTCACCCTCTGGTCCCTGGGGCTGCCGGGGCTCAGGCCAGGTTGCATCTCATGCTCGTCCTCCGGCTGGTCCTCGGACTCGTCCTCCCAGGCCGTCTCGCCCGTCAGCGGGTTGTAGAAGAACACCCTGCGGCTCTCCTCATCCCAGTACTGGCCCCACTCGGTCTCGAGGCTCTCGTGGCTGCCCACCGAAGCCGGAGACGTGGCCGGGCTGGCGGCGCCCTCGGCAGCCTCGAAGGGCGACTCCCAGGTGGTCACGCCCGTGTCCGGGTTGTAGTAGTAGGGGCGCCCGGTGCCCGCGTCCGTGTGTGTCTCCCACACCGAGCCGGGGCAGTGGGCTGCGGCGGCGCCAGGCGACGTGGCCCGAGGCTGCCTCTCTATGTTCGCGTACACGGGCTCTGGGAGGTCATCCACCTGCGGCAGGAGGAAGGAGACGTGACCTTCAGGGCAGCCCCGCGGTCACATCGTCCCCACTCGGGCACTCGCCACTTGGGCGACTTTCAGCAAGTCACAGCACCTCTCTGCCTCGGTTCCCCCAGCTGCAAAATGTCTGCCCCGCCCACTCCGGAAATTGTAGTGAAGAGAGAATGAGGAAATGTTCTTGAAAGCACCTTGTAAAGTATGAAGTGCCCCAGATGCATGGGACATTTagattaattatttattaacagTAGTAAAATATCGATAATGAAGTTCCTCAGCTGCACACTCACAGGTGTGAATCAAAGCTTGTGCAGGAACAGAGAAATGGCCTGGGCCCAGTTCTTTCTCACCCCAGGCCCCAGGACACT
This region of Physeter macrocephalus isolate SW-GA chromosome 14, ASM283717v5, whole genome shotgun sequence genomic DNA includes:
- the ARHGAP27 gene encoding rho GTPase-activating protein 27, with product MQPGLSPGSPRDQRPPTPETDYPELLASYPEEDYSPVGSFGEPGPASPLVTPPGWSCHVSQDGQTLYTNNFTQEQWMRLEDQHGKPYFYNPDDASVRWELPQVPVPAPRSILKSSQDSETPAQASPPEEKIKTLDKAGVLHRTKTVDKGKRLRKKNWSASWTVLEGGILTFFKDSKTSTAGGLRQPSKLSTPEYTVELKGASLAWAPKDKSSKKNVLELRSRDGSEYLIQHDSEAIISTWHKAIAQGIQELSADLPPEEESESSSVDFGSSERLGSWREDEARPGAAVPTPGPGGLESDLSKVRHKLRKFLLRRPTLQSLREKGYIRDQVFGCALAVLCERERSPVPRFVQQCIRAVEARGLDIDGLYRISGNLATIQKLRYKVDHDERLDLDDGRWEDVHVITGALKLFFRELPEPLFPFSHFPQFIAAIKLQDQAQRSRCVRNLVRSLPAPNHDTLRLLFQHLCRVIEHGEQNRMSVQSVAIVFGPTLLRPETEETSMPMTMVFQNQVVELILQQCSDVFPPH